The genomic stretch GGCATCTAGCACGACCAGGCGGCCACGCCACTTGTCTGGGACGGGGTTGACCACGCGGCGGAGTTCGATCGGTCTAGCGGGGTTCTTGCGGGCTACCAGGTAGGCCTGCCCCTGGCCCACGACCTCCTCGAGCCAGCGGAAAGCGTTAAGATTTATCCCCTTGCGGAAAAGCGCGGGTTTCCGGTAAGTTTTGAAGACCTGGGTGATTTCGTCTCGGATAACCGGGCCAAGCTCCGTGAGGTCAAGGTCAAGCCACTCGGCGAGGTTTTTTTTACCCGCCCAGGGTCCGAACTCTACCGGCCTGGCATAAATCCGACCTTCTAAAAGCTTTTTGCCATTGGTGGCCCGGTGAAGTTCATCTCCAAGCTTGAGCACCGCCTCCGCCAGCCTCATTGTAGCCGAGTCCTCCCGGAAAATCGCCCGAAGGGTGCGGAGGCCGTCTAGAGGGCATGACACCACTTCAACGAGGCCGTGGGGTTCTTCGTCGAGAATCCAACACTTAGCCTTCCTCAAAAAATCCTTAATCAGATGGCAGGCTAGCTTATGAGAGGCGAAAAACAGTCCTCTTTCGCGGTTTATCCCCTCAAACTGCCGCAAAAACTCACACTTCTCGCTAAAAGCGGCGTTTTTCGGGTTATGAGGGCAGGTAGGGCAGATGATCTCTCCTGAATCGTAGCCCAAATCGTGCGCGCGCTTCACCTCTTCCCATTTCAAGCAAGTCCGTGCGTTGCGGCCTTCAAACACTACGACCGGCTCCGCCGTTAAAGCCCGGGCCTCCTCGCCTAGCTCTCGAGCGAGGCGAAGGGTAGGCACGGACCAAACCACTGGCCTTGGCCCTTCTCGGCAGAGCCATTCAAGGGTTGTCCGGCTCTTCCCCACTCCCGGGAGCACCGTGACGATGAGGTCACCTCCCCCGCGCAAGACCTCAAGGATGAGGCTCCGGGCCTCCCTTACAGAGGCCGCGGGGACTTCATGGGGAGGGGCCTCTTCGCCTTCTTCAACCTCGAGATTCTCGACGAGATCCTCCCGCCCCAGTTCCCTTAACCAGGCCGCCAGAGGGAGCCCGCCCTGTTCCTTAGCGGCAGGGCAGGTGGTGCGGAAATCAAAAAGACGGCCCGTGTCAGTCATCACCCAGGGATTGCCCTTCGACTTCCCGCACAGGGGGCAGGCCTTAAGTCGCCAGGCCGTCCGGTCTCCGAGAGAGATCTCTTTGACTGCCTCCGCTCCCACCTCAGCCAGAATTTCCCCCAAAGCCTCCCGAGTAAGCTTGCGACCGGGCTTTGGGAACTTCACCGTCCCCACGGCCCGGGCAAGCTCTTTGAGACGCTGTTTTTCCCGGATTGCATCGAGGACGAATTTCGGCAGAGGAGGAATCTCCGACACGTCCCAGGGAGCCAGGAGCCACGTATAGCGGAAGTTCGGATCTTTCCGGTGTTGCGTGGGGGGCAGGGGCACCAGCGAACCGGTGCCCTTCACTTCAACGAGGCCGATCCCTGGCAGGTCGAGGACGGTGGTAGGAATCTCCTCCTGCCCCGCGGAGAAGTAGAAATGAAAGCCACGCCTGGTCTTCGTGAACGGCGTTGTGAAGTGAATTTTCGTGTGCAACCGCTCCGCAACCCTCGGGTCGTCAATATCAAGAACCACGATCCCCGAAGGCCGCCCCGCGAGGAGGCCCAGGCCATGAGGAGGGACCGGAAAGAGAACCTCCCACCTTCGCCATTCCTCCCGCCCCGGAGGCCTTTCACAAAACTGCCGCCAGGGAAAGGGAGGACGGACCTCTCCTGGAAGGAGAGGGGTCACGGGCCATTTCAGGTCAAGATAGCGCCCTACCATCTCTTAACATCCGGAAGTCTTCACCTCTCCCTCGGCGAGCCACCTTTCGAGGTCCTCTACCCGGTAGAAAACCCGCCGGCCTTTTTTGAAAAACCGAGGTCCTCGCCCCTGACTCCGAAGGTTCGCAAGAGTCTTGGGCGAGAGGCCGGGAAACAGCTTAGACACCTCGGTAGCAGCGATGAAAAGCGGTTTCATTTCTTCCTCCCGTAGGCTTTTTTGAGTTCTTGGGGGGAAAGAATAAGACAAAGGCCCTTCACAAAAAGGCCGAAAAATTGCGAAAATTTGGCCCCTTAAGAGGGCAAGGGAGGGGCTTAAGGGAAGAGTTTGCGGCCCTTAATTACCTTTTTGTTGATCTCCCCGGGGTCAAGAGGCTTAAGGGCCTCTCTCTTTTCCGGAGCTTTTTCGGCAAGGTAGGAAAGGAGGGCTTTTACACTCAGAACCCCCGGTCCGATGAGGTTCAAAACCTTGATGCTCTCTTTAATAATCCAATCCATTACCTCATTGTGACTTCTAGGGATCAGATATCCCGGCTTCATACGGGCCAGCTTTTGGCGCTTTTCGTACCATTCCCGATCATAAGTCCATTTCTTGAGCCAGTCCTTCACCCACGGGCATTCTCCCCACAATGGCTCCCAAGCCAGTAGCCGAGCAAGAGCGTCCTTGTCTCCTCCTCGGGCCAGCTGAACATCTCTTTCAAGACTGGCTCCCGGAAGCTTGAGTTTGAGCTTGCCCACCTTTTTGCTTTTCCCCCGAAACCTTTGAGCATAGTTTTTTAGCTCGCATTTAAGGAAAAGCAGGGCTTCCCTTTTCAGACATTGGAACCAGACAATCTGACAGCAAATGCGAGCTAAAAATACGCCTATACGGAACCTGAAGTCGTAGAGTTCCTCTTTCAAAGAGTCCAGGGTCTCAGGAGGGAGGAATTTTTGGGCGATCTCTAAAGCAACGCTTTCATGGAAACTAAGGTGCCCTAAGATAAGGTGCCCTAAGAGATTAAGGCTGCCTTCTCTTTCAGCCCAGGAATCGACGACTTTCCTTTGAAATGGATCTACCTGTCGATATAATTCGTAAAACTTTTGCAAGAGAGTGTTCTTTCTCGGTTTCCTTTCTGAGAGCTTGATTTTGAGATCGAAAATCTTCCATAAGTCGGAGAAGGTAGGAAATTCGGCCACGATTTCTTGAAAAACGCGTTCTGCTCTAAAGCTCAAGATGTCCCACAAGTAAGGATCTATTTCAAAGGCCAAGCGGACGGCCTCAAGAAGATCCTCCCAGGGTTCTAAGAATTTGGTCTCCAGGCATTCGGCCTCAAGCATATTTTGGGGCAGCCCTTCTTTTACCAGGCTTTTAAGGGCTTGGTCGCCGAAGTAGTCGCTCAAGTCTTTGGCAAAAGAGATGAGATTCCAAAAAAGGCGCTTAAGTTCTATTCGAACCAGGTGGGGGAGATAGCCTTTTGCCTCCCAAGAAGCCTCAAGCAAGTTAAGTAGCCTGATTGATGAGTGAGCGCAAACATCGAAGAGATCCATTTGGGGCTTAAAGAGGATTTTTGAGCCACAATCCGGGCATTTTTGGGTTAGCTCTCCCATACTCAGGAAGTTTTCCCGAGCAAGCTTTCGGAGTTCCTCTCCTTCAAGAAACAAGTCAAAAGTTCCTCGGCATTTCGGGCATCGTGCGTAAAAAGAAATGGAGTAATGGCCATCAGGATGCCATGAGGAAGATTCTCCCAGGGCAAACCGTTTTGCGTTAAGAATTTCACTTTGTGCCCAGCTGTTCCAATTCTCCTCGGCCATTTGTAAGGACTGTTTGGCCTTAGCCTGATACTCCTCGCTTTTGAGCCTGGCATTTTCCAAAGCAGGCGGGTCTTTCTCTTGGCTGAGAAGCCTCCACACTTCAAGACGAATTCGTTCTTTGAGAGCGGCTAAAGCTTCCTCTTCAGACTCGCCTTTCCCAAAACAAGTGGGGAAGATTGAGGAATAGGCCACGACTTCCTTGGTGGGCAGTTGAATGAAAGAAGCCTTTTCTAAGACTCTGGCCAGATAGTCATTAAGGGTAAGGGCTTCCATTTGACCTCCCTCATGCGGTCTCCCTCGTTTAAGAAAGACCGGGCTCCCAGGCGGGCGAGGGTCACCCGCTTTTCGGGGCGCGCAACCCTAGAGAGCCCGGATTTTGGTTGCTTAGACTCGCTCATCTTAACCAAACCAAACTCAAAGACTCCTTGCCCTCCAGATGTTTGATCTCCGGGTCTCCAGTTACCAAAGCGGCCTCTCTGAGAAGACTCAGAGCCACCGCAAAAGCATCCGCATAGGAAAGAGGGTAACGGGCCTTGATCTCGGCAGCCCTCCAGATTTCCTCCTCGGTGGGGAGGAGAAAGTTAATAGGACTACCTAAAAGGGTCTGGATAACCTTCTGAGCTTTGGCAAGGCTGTGCTTTTTGGCCGTAATGTAAAAGACTTCACCCGCATTTATCAGGGACATAAAAATGGAAATCTCCCCTCTTTCGGCCCTCTCAAGGAGCTCTTGAACTCTGGAGGCAGCGGGCTCATCGCAAAGCCAGGCAATGACTGCCCAGCTATCAAAGACCAAACTTCTTCCGCTCACGTTCTATCTCCCACTTGTGCTCTTTCTCAAGATCCTTGGTGGAAACGATCCCTTCCAGGGAGCCT from Thermosulfuriphilus ammonigenes encodes the following:
- a CDS encoding helix-turn-helix transcriptional regulator → MKPLFIAATEVSKLFPGLSPKTLANLRSQGRGPRFFKKGRRVFYRVEDLERWLAEGEVKTSGC
- a CDS encoding bifunctional DNA primase/polymerase — its product is MVGRYLDLKWPVTPLLPGEVRPPFPWRQFCERPPGREEWRRWEVLFPVPPHGLGLLAGRPSGIVVLDIDDPRVAERLHTKIHFTTPFTKTRRGFHFYFSAGQEEIPTTVLDLPGIGLVEVKGTGSLVPLPPTQHRKDPNFRYTWLLAPWDVSEIPPLPKFVLDAIREKQRLKELARAVGTVKFPKPGRKLTREALGEILAEVGAEAVKEISLGDRTAWRLKACPLCGKSKGNPWVMTDTGRLFDFRTTCPAAKEQGGLPLAAWLRELGREDLVENLEVEEGEEAPPHEVPAASVREARSLILEVLRGGGDLIVTVLPGVGKSRTTLEWLCREGPRPVVWSVPTLRLARELGEEARALTAEPVVVFEGRNARTCLKWEEVKRAHDLGYDSGEIICPTCPHNPKNAAFSEKCEFLRQFEGINRERGLFFASHKLACHLIKDFLRKAKCWILDEEPHGLVEVVSCPLDGLRTLRAIFREDSATMRLAEAVLKLGDELHRATNGKKLLEGRIYARPVEFGPWAGKKNLAEWLDLDLTELGPVIRDEITQVFKTYRKPALFRKGINLNAFRWLEEVVGQGQAYLVARKNPARPIELRRVVNPVPDKWRGRLVVLDATACSRVVERALKRPGMQILDIRVPLEVRTAWLRRSVSKTAVSQQKGQKTAIKALKEALKAIKAEKILVFCHQTIKSKVEKAVDQDGRRIVVSHHFGTDSRGTNEFESYDAVILLGLPVPSPGAFYDVALALGLSAEEWTDWLDLLARAEAWQEAHRIRPVRFSGKKVLVIAPRWPFQPWLGGPREVIEPQEVRGAQDLSTIILELWVAVFYFVWREIALLLGIGRKEEIPPLEVRAELWRRIEQAYPEKVRAFWEQVEILLKGIGNPFASPETSQEVPRNREAKGFLPPYKRSLKGTGNPLPQGQMGNSGNPKGVPPPYKEIFFSGRKWWPKLLARLRKAHPDLPLFEVQIRTPGGLQRTRGLGDIEAAQEFCWAIGLEINEDAWRVCDV
- a CDS encoding type II toxin-antitoxin system VapC family toxin; the encoded protein is MSGRSLVFDSWAVIAWLCDEPAASRVQELLERAERGEISIFMSLINAGEVFYITAKKHSLAKAQKVIQTLLGSPINFLLPTEEEIWRAAEIKARYPLSYADAFAVALSLLREAALVTGDPEIKHLEGKESLSLVWLR